GCTGGCGACGGCCAAGACCTGGCCCGACGACATCCGCCTCTCGTTCAACCTGTCCGCTCACGACGTCTGCGCCGCCGAAGGCATCCTGCCGCTGATCTCCATCATCGAGAAGAGCGGTCTGTCGCCGCGCCGAATCGATTTCGAGATCACCGAGACCGCCGTCACCTTCGATTTCGTGCGCGCCCAGCAGTCGATCGCGACGCTGAAGGCGATGGGCTGCGGCGTCTCGCTGGACGATTTCGGCACCGGCTATTCGTCGTTGAGCCACGTGCACCGGCTGCCGCTCGACAAGATCAAGGTCGACCGCAGCTTCGTCTCCGACATCAACGAGAATCCTGTCAGTCACAAGATCATCAAGTCGCTGGCGGGCCTCTGTGACGACATGGAGATCGCCTGCGTCGTGGAGGGCGTCGAGACCCGCGCCCAGCTCGACACCCTGCGTCGGCTCGGCTGCGACTTCATCCAGGGCTATTATTTCGCAAAACCCATGCCCGGTGATGCGATTGGCGATTATCTCGCGAACGAACGCCAGCGCCTCGACGGCGCCAAGGTCGTGGCCTAGCGCGCCCGGACGTCAGACCGCGCAGTAGCGCTCCTGGATGTCCTTGTCCGCGAGCAACGCTGCGGCGCTGCTTTGATGCACGACCTCGCCCTGGTCGATGATCACGGCGCGATCGGCCAGCCGCAGCGCCCATTCGACGTTCTGCTCGACCAGCAGCAGCGTCTTGCCCTCGTCGCGCAGGCGGCGGAACAGCACACCCATCTCCTCGACCAGGACGGGCATGATGCCCTCCGAGGGTTCATCCAGCAGGATCATCCTGGGCTTGGCGATCAGCGCGCGCGCGATCGCCAGCATCTGCTGCTCGCCGCCGGAGAGCGTCACGCCCTCCTGGTCGAGGCGCTCTTTCAGGCGCGGAAAGGTCTCGGCGATCTCGTCGATCGCTGCCCGCTCCTCGATGCCGCTGCCGGCCGCGACGAGACCGAGCCGGAGGTTCTCGCGTACCGACAGCCCGGGAACGATGCGCCGCTCCTCGGGTACGTAAGCGAGGCCAAGGTGGAAGCGCTGATGGGCACGCAGGGGCAGAAGCTCCCTGCCCGCAAAGCGCACGCGGCCGGTCGCCTTCGGCATCAGGCCCATCATGGTTCGCAAGGTCGTGGTCTTGCCGGCGCCGTTGCGGCCGACGAGGGCAACCACCTCGCCCTCCTTCACGTGCAGCGAGATGCCGTGGAGGATGTGGCTCGCGCCATACCAGGCGTGGAGATCTTCGATTTCGAGCAGCGCGGTCTCAGCCATAACCTTCACTCTGTCCGAGATAGACCCGGCGCACGTCCGGATTGCTCCTGATCTCGTCGGGCGCGCCGTCCGCGAGCAGGCGGCCATGGTGCAGCACCACGACACGCTTGGACAGGCCCAGCACCATTTTCATCTTGTGCTCCACCAGAAGCACGGTGCGCTTGTCGGCGAGCCGCTCCAGCAGCGCGACCATGTCCTTGGTCTCTTCCGGACCCATGCCGGCGGTCGGCTCGTCGAGCAGCAGCAACTCCGGCTCGGAAACCAGTGCGATCGCGATCTCCAGCGCGCGCTGCTGGCCATGCGAGAGGAATTTTGCCAGTTCGCCGCGCTTGCCGAGCAGGCCGACTGCGTCCAGCACCGCATCGGCACGCGCGCTCAGCTCAACCAGCCGGGCGCGGTTGCGCCAGATGTCGAAGCGCACGGTCAGCGCCTGGGCTGCGACGCGCACGTTCTCGTGCACGGACAGGTCAGGGAAGATGTTCGTGATCTGATAGGAGCGCGAAATACCCTGATGCACGAAACGGTGCTGCGGCAGGCCGTTCAGCTCGCGCCCGCGGAAATGCAGCTTGCCGGATGTCGGCGTCAACACGCCGGAGAGGATGTTGAAGAACGTACTCTTGCCGGCGCCGTTCGGCCCGATGATCGAGGTGAGTTGCCCCGCCACAAAGGACAAGGTAATATCCTCGAGCGCGACGAAGCCGCCGAAGCGCTTGCCGATCCCTTCGGCCCGGAGCAGCTCACCGCTCATCGCCGCGCCTTTCCGATACCGAGCGTATCGAGCAGCGTACCCCAGATGCCCTTGGGCAGGAACAGCACGAACAGCACGAAGATCGCACCGACGAAGATCTGCCAATGCGGCGTCCACAGCGAGATGACGTCCTCCAGGATCAGGAAGCTCGCTGCGCCGACGAAGGGCCCGAAGAAGCTGCGGGCGCCGCCGAGCAGCACCATCATCACGATCATGCCCGAGGTCTGGTAGTGCAGGATGTCGAGCGGCACGATCGACAGGTGCAGCGCCAACATGCAGCCGCCGAGCGAGGAGGTCGCGCCCGACAGCATGAACACGACCAGCTTGCTGCGTTCGACGTCATAACCGCAGGCCCGCGCGCGCTGCTCGTTCTCGCGGATCGCCTCGATGACGGCGCCGAACGGCGAGTTCAGGATGCGCGACTGGAACCACATCGCCAGCGCCGCGAAGGCCATCAGCACGTAATATTTGTTGACAGGGTCGAGGAAATTGACCTGAAGGCCGAACAGATTGATGCGGTCGACGGTGAAGCCGCGCAGGCCATTCTCGCCGCCGGTGAAGGAGGATGCCTGCAGCG
The sequence above is drawn from the Bradyrhizobium amphicarpaeae genome and encodes:
- a CDS encoding ABC transporter ATP-binding protein gives rise to the protein MAETALLEIEDLHAWYGASHILHGISLHVKEGEVVALVGRNGAGKTTTLRTMMGLMPKATGRVRFAGRELLPLRAHQRFHLGLAYVPEERRIVPGLSVRENLRLGLVAAGSGIEERAAIDEIAETFPRLKERLDQEGVTLSGGEQQMLAIARALIAKPRMILLDEPSEGIMPVLVEEMGVLFRRLRDEGKTLLLVEQNVEWALRLADRAVIIDQGEVVHQSSAAALLADKDIQERYCAV
- a CDS encoding ABC transporter ATP-binding protein → MSGELLRAEGIGKRFGGFVALEDITLSFVAGQLTSIIGPNGAGKSTFFNILSGVLTPTSGKLHFRGRELNGLPQHRFVHQGISRSYQITNIFPDLSVHENVRVAAQALTVRFDIWRNRARLVELSARADAVLDAVGLLGKRGELAKFLSHGQQRALEIAIALVSEPELLLLDEPTAGMGPEETKDMVALLERLADKRTVLLVEHKMKMVLGLSKRVVVLHHGRLLADGAPDEIRSNPDVRRVYLGQSEGYG
- a CDS encoding branched-chain amino acid ABC transporter permease — translated: MTHPSSGEALAKPAPGGLGRLLDHRVLLSIAVLAILPWLLPSKALAVNVLIYGVVVMGYNLLFGYTGLLSFGQAAFFGAGAYFTGIAIGRYGVPWFAAVAIAVFLSTCLAAVIGIISTRTRGIYFSMVTLALAQLVYYVALQASSFTGGENGLRGFTVDRINLFGLQVNFLDPVNKYYVLMAFAALAMWFQSRILNSPFGAVIEAIRENEQRARACGYDVERSKLVVFMLSGATSSLGGCMLALHLSIVPLDILHYQTSGMIVMMVLLGGARSFFGPFVGAASFLILEDVISLWTPHWQIFVGAIFVLFVLFLPKGIWGTLLDTLGIGKARR